GCCGCTTGGTCCGGCGCGTTCCACGGTGCCGCCCCCGCGACCCCGCACAGAGCGTCGACCATCTCGCCGGTGGCCCCCGTGGCGGGTGGCAGATGGGAGGAGAGCACCAGCTGGGGGTCCCGGTCCCGGATCGGCTGGAAGGCGGCCGCGAACCGCTCCGGGTCGACCAGTTGCACCCAGGGGCTGTCGATGGTGGCCCAGAGCAACTGCGCGGCCTCCAGATCCTCCGGGTCGACCTCGCTCACATCGCCCGCCTCGGCGAGCTCGGCGGTCGGCAGCGGCCCGGCGAAGCAGTGGGAGCTGAAGCAGGCGCCGGAGTGGTCGTCGAAGAACCCGACCGTGGTCGGATTGTGGTAGAGCGGAGGCCGGAAGCCGACGAGCGTGCGGTCACCCACCGCCAGCGACTGCCCAGGGTTCAGCAGATACAGCTGCTTCACCGGGATCGGCCGCTCACAGCCGAGCAGCCCCGCCGTCCCGAACGTACACACCACCCGCGCCCGGGGGGCCGCCGCCAGCAACGCGTAGAGCCCCCCGGTGTGGTCGCGGTCCGGGTTCGTCAACCAGATCCACCGCACATCCGCCGGATCGATGACGCTCCCCAGCGTCTCCGGGAAGTCCCGGTCCGGCAGCCCGAGCCCGGTGTCCACGACCACCGGCTCGGCGGCGAACAGCACATACGCGTTGACCGCGAGGTAGCCGATCCCCGGCACCTCCAGGCTGTCGCTCAGCAGGGTGATGTCCGGCCGCACCTTGTGAATGTGCATGCCTCCATCGTCTGCCCCTGCCGATGGGCGCGCACCCGCGGCGCCACGGTGCCCTTCGTGTACCCGGGCACGCGGTCGGCACCTGCTCCGCTCACCGGCGGCGGACAGGCGTCACCCGTGTCGGCAGAGGGGGCTTGGAGCCGCTGCCCCGCGTCCTGGAAGAGCTTGTCGATATGGCGTCGATCGCCCGCAGCAGCAGGTGGACGGTGGGCGTGGCGTCGCGGGTCAGGAGGGACTTTCGCAACACGCCCTAGGACTCAAGTCCTTCGGGGAAGGGGCTCGCAAGGGCGTCCGCCGTCCGGCGGTCAGCCTTCCGTCTCTGCCAGACCGATCGGGCACGAGACGCCCGTGCCGCCGATCCCGCAGTACCCGGCCGGGTTCTTGTCCAGGTACTGCTGGTGGTGACCTTCCGCCGGATAGAAGGTGCGGCCCTCCGCGGGGAGCAGCTCCGTGCTGATGGTGCCGTAGCCGGAGCCCGTCAGGACCTGCTGGTAGGCGGCGCGGGACGCCTCGGCTGCGGCTGCCTGCGCGGGGGAGTGGGTGTAGATCGCCGAGCGGTACTGCGTACCCACGTCGTTGCCCTGGCGGAAGCCCTGGGTCGGGTCGTGGGACTCCCAGAAGACCTTCAGCAGCTGCTCGTACGACACGACGGACGGGTCGAAGACCACCCGGACCGCCTCGGTGTGGCCG
This DNA window, taken from Streptomyces sp. SCSIO 30461, encodes the following:
- the msrA gene encoding peptide-methionine (S)-S-oxide reductase MsrA, with the protein product MFLSRRVPELPTPEQALRGRATPAFDVPSRHTVLGNPLIGPYPAGLETADFGLGCFWGAERKFWQIPGVYTTLVGYQGGHTEHPTYEEVCSGLTGHTEAVRVVFDPSVVSYEQLLKVFWESHDPTQGFRQGNDVGTQYRSAIYTHSPAQAAAAEASRAAYQQVLTGSGYGTISTELLPAEGRTFYPAEGHHQQYLDKNPAGYCGIGGTGVSCPIGLAETEG
- a CDS encoding MBL fold metallo-hydrolase, yielding MHIHKVRPDITLLSDSLEVPGIGYLAVNAYVLFAAEPVVVDTGLGLPDRDFPETLGSVIDPADVRWIWLTNPDRDHTGGLYALLAAAPRARVVCTFGTAGLLGCERPIPVKQLYLLNPGQSLAVGDRTLVGFRPPLYHNPTTVGFFDDHSGACFSSHCFAGPLPTAELAEAGDVSEVDPEDLEAAQLLWATIDSPWVQLVDPERFAAAFQPIRDRDPQLVLSSHLPPATGATGEMVDALCGVAGAAPWNAPDQAAMEFLLTRFDH